One Phyllostomus discolor isolate MPI-MPIP mPhyDis1 chromosome 10, mPhyDis1.pri.v3, whole genome shotgun sequence genomic window carries:
- the LOC114507341 gene encoding basic proline-rich protein-like: MAQGTPAPPPAPGGCSPDGTSLRLGSGPPEADPAQRGGGLRKPFLGIPPPASLRTTLDSAKAKDKGQAACASNLSPPGRRRADATPARLPREVLGPARVRTSPNTIRTQTARPRPQRWTHESPGTQDQRAAWAPPLQGPGEPGGGPARSSPKAVRAKQPPPAPPPARNWDSSTVRPGAPASTFSSPPGAGSTRPRPGHSPAPAPSWKHRRLPARTESTQEKHRKKGPGSERARWSEPEMTPGRAKGSALNLHSATREEAAPERGAPRGNKEEPGWGRALPGCRVTDRPGDAPTRPPEKEPPRRGRRGRAGGKGARSRRKRVRRMPRTARPKKGPRVPARRCGGSTECSDNDSGRVYGPRAPPFPQLRAIGPGAERRGKGGGRARDDSP; the protein is encoded by the exons ATGGCGCAgggcacccccgccccaccccccgcccccgggggctgcagcccggaTGGAACAAGCCTGCGGCTGGGCTCCGGTCCCCCAGAGGCCGACCCAGCACAGCGGGGCGGAGGCCTCCGGAAGCCATTCCTGGGCATTCCGCCCCCAGCTTCCCTCAGGACGACTCTGGACTCAGCCAAAGCAAAGGACAAGGGACAGG CAGCCTGCGCTTCCAACCTGAGCCCGCCAGGGCGGCGCCGCGCCGACGCCACCCCTGCCCGACTCCCCAGGGAGGTGCTGGGGCCCGCGCGGGTACGCACCTCGCCAAACACAATCCGCACTCAAACCGCGAGGCCCAGGCCACAGCGCTGGACGCACGAGTCTCCGGGGACCCAGGACCAAAGGGCCGCGTGGGCGCCTCCGCTGCAAGGCCCGGGAGAGCCGGGAGGCGGCCCTGCTCGGTCCTCCCCGAAGGCCGTCCGCGCCAAGCAGCCCCCGCCTGCACCGCCCCCCGCCCGCAACTGGGATTCTAGCACGGTTCGCCCCGGGGCGCCCGCCTCCACCTTCTCTTCCCCGCCCGGCGCTGGCTccacccggccccgccccggaCACTCACCTGCGCCGGCTCCGAGCTGGAAGCACCGCCGCCTCCCGGCTCGCACGGAGTCCACACAAGAGAAACACCGCAAAAAGGGCCCTGGTTCGGAGCGGGCCAGGTGGAGTGAACCTGAGATGACCCCAGGTCGGGCCAAGGGCAGCGCCCTGAACCTCCACAGCGCTACGCGGGAAGAGGCGGCGCCCGAGCGCGGAGCCCCGCGGGGGAACAAAGAGGAGCCGGGATGGGGCCGCGCGCTTCCTGGGTGTCGGGTGACAGATCGGCCGGGGGACGCCCCTACCCGGCCACCTGAGAAGGAGCCACCTCGGCGCGGCCGGCGGGgtagggcaggagggaagggggccCGGAGTCGGAGGAAAAGGGTTCGCAGGATGCCCCGGACGGCGCGGCCGAAGAAAGGCCCGCGGGTTCCGGCGCGGAGGTGCGGAGGCTCGACGGAGTGCAGCGATAATGACTCTGGGAGGGTTTACGGCCCCCGAGCCCCGCCCTTCCCCCAGCTCCGCGCCATTGGCCCAGGTGCCGAGAGGCGGGGgaagggcggggggcgggcccgGGATGATTCACCTTGA